The Apium graveolens cultivar Ventura chromosome 6, ASM990537v1, whole genome shotgun sequence genome contains a region encoding:
- the LOC141663884 gene encoding protein JINGUBANG-like produces MGTHTSPLPSQTYEKDFDDQNNKFGSDSSMSPSISSQPSLPSVPSLNKLSQEIFTIHHRCISTLKGHSSNVFSLALSGKHLYSGSSNSELRVWSQTPSDQYNSTNNIVSSCKSAVKCIVILGDKLFSAHQDHKIRVWKIDHNSPSQNHKCISTLPTLNDRVTGLFSGKNSVETGKHKKSTWVHHDTVSALALSIDGSFLYSASWDRTFKIWRTSDYKCLESVSNAHDDAINAIVSSNDGYIYTGSGDRKIKVWCKNGDNKHSLVDTLEEHKSAVNALALSSDGDILYSGACDRSIIVWEKTEGSGHMAVTGALRGHAKAILCLAVVSDILCSGSADKTVRIWRRKTDRSYSCLAVLEGHTGPVKCVTAAMDYSGAADSNVAPTDTTPYLIYSGSLDCDVKVWQIWVPFL; encoded by the coding sequence ATGGGAACTCATACTTCTCCTTTGCCTTCCCAAACATATGAGAAGGACTTTGATGATCAAAACAATAAGTTTGGCTCAGATTCGTCAATGAGCCCCTCTATATCCTCTCAACCAAGTCTACCTTCAGTCCCATCTCTAAACAAATTATCGCAAGAAATATTTACCATTCACCACCGCTGCATATCCACCTTGAAGGGCCACTCCTCAAATGTATTCTCCCTAGCCCTCTCCGGAAAACATCTTTACAGTGGCTCTTCCAATAGTGAATTGCGCGTATGGAGCCAAACCCCATCGGATCAATACAATTCAACGAATAACATAGTCTCCTCATGCAAGAGTGCAGTTAAGTGCATAGTGATTTTGGGTGATAAACTATTTAGTGCTCATCAAGATCACAAAATTCGTGTTTGGAAAATCGATCATAATTCACCAAGCCAAAACCACAAATGCATATCCACATTACCAACACTTAATGACCGTGTCACGGGACTCTTTTCGGGAAAAAATTCTGTTGAAACAGGGAAGCACAAGAAGTCCACCTGGGTGCATCATGATACAGTGTCAGCTCTAGCCTTATCGATAGATGGTTCATTTCTTTACTCAGCTTCATGGGATCGCACGTTCAAAATATGGAGAACATCGGATTACAAGTGCTTAGAGTCTGTTTCGAATGCTCATGATGATGCTATCAATGCCATAGTCTCATCTAACGATGGCTACATTTATACTGGTTCAGGTGACAGAAAAATTAAGGTGTGGTGCAAGAATGGAGATAATAAACATTCACTAGTCGATACTTTAGAGGAACACAAGTCCGCGGTAAATGCTTTGGCACTAAGTAGTGACGGGGATATTTTATATTCAGGTGCTTGTGATCGGTCTATAATCGTGTGGGAGAAAACAGAAGGTAGTGGACATATGGCCGTAACCGGGGCACTTAGAGGACACGCGAAGGCAATTTTGTGTTTAGCAGTGGTTTCGGATATACTGTGCAGTGGATCAGCTGATAAAACAGTACGAATTTGGAGAAGAAAAACTGATAGAAGCTATTCTTGTTTGGCAGTGTTGGAAGGACACACAGGGCCAGTTAAATGTGTCACTGCAGCTATGGATTATTCTGGTGCTGCTGATAGTAATGTAGCACCAACTGATACTACTCCTTATTTGATTTACAGTGGCAGTTTGGACTGTGATGTCAAGGTTTGGCAAATATGGGTTCCATTTTTATAG